A single Streptomyces sp. 2114.4 DNA region contains:
- a CDS encoding acyl-CoA dehydrogenase family protein codes for MDFTPTPEQAAARELAARIFGDLSTPERLAVCGGGTDAALWKALCAAGLPGAVEETGLLGLVLMLEEQGRTTAQVPFAATCVYGLLAIGAHGGPEQRARLLPALRDGDAIATGAFPARRGGVRAERTEDGTGRLTGTVPVVPWLREATHVLVPDGTARTLWLVRTDDAGVRRDPVETTAPWSAGRLVLDDAPAESLNGRAVSPRRGAVHRPQATLAGTHAGADPDATPHAGADPEATPHAGADPEATPHAGADPEADPDATPDPTPYADVLALARTAFAGLQAGVCAGSLARAVSHTTTREQFGRPLATNQGVQLRAADACMDTEAIRVTAYEAAWRRDAGLDAGPHALTAAWWAAEAGTRVVHTGQHLHGGIGADVDHPVHRHFLWGRQLAGYLGPGAEILDELGDLLMSPPRGVEDRKEPRARRRPEEEADRKEPWARRRPIGEADPKEKETGRRPDEGR; via the coding sequence ATGGACTTCACTCCCACGCCGGAGCAGGCGGCGGCCCGCGAGCTGGCGGCGCGGATATTCGGTGACCTGTCCACGCCGGAGCGCCTTGCCGTCTGTGGCGGTGGCACGGACGCCGCGCTGTGGAAGGCCCTGTGCGCGGCCGGTCTGCCGGGCGCGGTGGAGGAGACCGGCCTGCTCGGGCTCGTGCTGATGCTGGAGGAGCAGGGGCGTACGACGGCGCAGGTGCCGTTCGCGGCGACCTGTGTGTACGGGCTGCTGGCGATCGGCGCGCACGGTGGCCCGGAACAGCGGGCGCGGCTGCTGCCCGCGCTGCGGGACGGCGACGCGATCGCCACCGGGGCGTTTCCGGCGCGGCGCGGCGGTGTACGGGCCGAGCGTACGGAGGACGGTACGGGGCGGCTGACCGGCACCGTCCCCGTGGTGCCGTGGCTGCGCGAGGCCACCCATGTACTGGTGCCGGACGGGACGGCGCGGACGCTGTGGCTCGTACGCACCGACGACGCCGGGGTACGGCGGGACCCGGTCGAGACCACCGCCCCGTGGTCGGCGGGCCGGCTCGTTCTGGACGACGCGCCCGCCGAAAGCCTGAACGGGCGAGCCGTCTCCCCACGGCGAGGCGCCGTTCACCGGCCGCAGGCCACTCTCGCCGGCACCCACGCCGGGGCCGACCCCGATGCCACCCCTCATGCCGGGGCCGACCCGGAGGCCACCCCTCATGCCGGGGCCGACCCGGAGGCCACCCCTCATGCCGGGGCCGACCCGGAGGCCGACCCTGATGCCACCCCCGACCCCACCCCCTACGCCGACGTCCTCGCCCTGGCCCGCACCGCCTTCGCCGGCCTCCAGGCGGGGGTCTGCGCCGGCTCCCTGGCCCGGGCGGTGTCCCACACCACCACCCGCGAGCAGTTCGGCCGCCCGCTCGCCACGAACCAGGGGGTGCAGCTCCGCGCCGCCGACGCCTGCATGGACACCGAGGCCATCCGCGTCACCGCCTACGAGGCGGCCTGGCGCAGGGACGCGGGCCTGGACGCCGGGCCGCATGCGCTGACCGCCGCCTGGTGGGCGGCCGAGGCAGGTACCCGCGTGGTGCACACCGGTCAGCATCTGCACGGCGGCATCGGCGCCGACGTCGACCACCCCGTCCACCGGCATTTCCTGTGGGGGAGACAGCTGGCCGGGTACCTGGGTCCCGGGGCGGAAATCCTGGACGAATTGGGGGACTTGCTGATGTCACCACCTAGGGGCGTGGAAGACCGGAAAGAGCCCCGAGCGAGAAGACGACCCGAAGAAGAAGCAGACCGGAAAGAGCCCTGGGCGAGAAGACGACCCATAGGAGAAGCAGACCCAAAGGAGAAGGAGACCGGGAGGAGGCCGGATGAAGGCCGGTGA
- a CDS encoding MaoC family dehydratase, with product MKAGDELPTLTIPLTRTLIVAGAIASRDYQDVHHDPEAAREKGSPEIFMNILTTNGLVGRYITDHFGPRCTLRKVAIRLGAPNYPGDTMVLSGTITEVTDGTAVVRIVGANGIGHHVTGTVTVSLPEGTA from the coding sequence ATGAAGGCCGGTGACGAACTGCCGACGCTCACCATCCCCCTCACCCGCACCCTGATCGTCGCCGGGGCGATCGCCTCCCGCGACTACCAGGACGTGCATCACGACCCCGAGGCGGCCCGGGAGAAGGGCTCCCCGGAGATCTTCATGAACATCCTGACCACCAACGGACTCGTCGGCCGCTACATCACCGACCACTTCGGGCCGCGCTGCACCCTGCGCAAGGTCGCCATCCGCCTCGGCGCCCCCAACTACCCCGGAGACACCATGGTGTTGAGCGGCACCATCACCGAGGTGACGGACGGTACGGCGGTGGTGCGGATCGTCGGCGCGAACGGCATCGGCCACCACGTCACCGGCACGGTGACCGTCAGCCTCCCGGAGGGCACGGCATGA
- a CDS encoding lipid-transfer protein produces MSVHRPDSLGGRAAIAGIGATEFSKDSGRSELKLAVEAVRAALDDAGLTPADVDGLVTFTMDTNPEITVAQAAGIGELSFFSRVHYGGGAACATVQQAALAVATGLAEVVVCYRAFNERSGRRFGSGVQQREPTAEGAALGWNLPFGLLTPASWVAMAAQRYLHTYGLTPDAFGPVAVTDRRHAARNPAAYFYRKPITLADHAASRWIVEPLRLLDCCQETDGAQAIVVTSPERARALPHPPALITAAAQGAGRAQEQMTSFYRDDLTGLPEMNVVARQLWRTAALTPADIDVAILYDHFTPFVLMQLEEFGFCAPGEASDFVAADTLPLNTHGGQLGEAYLHGMNGIAEAVRQLRGTSVNQAGSPAHVLVTAGTGVPTSGLILGADR; encoded by the coding sequence ATGAGCGTCCACCGCCCCGACTCCCTCGGCGGCCGGGCCGCCATCGCCGGGATCGGCGCGACCGAGTTCTCCAAGGACTCCGGCCGCAGCGAACTGAAGCTCGCCGTCGAAGCCGTACGCGCGGCCCTCGACGACGCCGGCCTGACCCCCGCGGACGTCGACGGCCTGGTCACCTTCACCATGGACACCAACCCCGAGATCACCGTCGCGCAGGCGGCGGGTATCGGTGAGCTGTCCTTCTTCTCCCGGGTCCACTACGGGGGCGGCGCGGCCTGTGCCACCGTTCAGCAGGCGGCCCTGGCGGTCGCCACCGGCCTCGCCGAAGTCGTCGTCTGCTACCGCGCGTTCAACGAGCGCTCGGGCCGCCGCTTCGGCTCCGGCGTACAGCAGCGCGAGCCCACCGCGGAGGGCGCGGCGCTCGGCTGGAACCTCCCCTTCGGCCTGCTCACCCCCGCCTCCTGGGTCGCCATGGCCGCCCAGCGCTACCTCCACACCTACGGGCTGACCCCGGACGCCTTCGGCCCGGTCGCGGTCACCGACCGCCGTCACGCCGCCCGTAACCCGGCCGCGTACTTCTACCGCAAGCCCATCACCCTCGCCGACCACGCCGCCTCCCGCTGGATCGTGGAGCCGCTGCGGCTGCTGGACTGCTGCCAGGAGACGGACGGCGCCCAGGCGATCGTGGTGACCTCGCCCGAGCGGGCCCGCGCGCTGCCCCACCCGCCGGCGCTGATCACGGCCGCGGCGCAGGGCGCGGGCCGCGCCCAGGAGCAGATGACCAGCTTCTACCGCGACGACCTGACCGGCCTCCCCGAGATGAACGTGGTCGCCCGCCAGCTCTGGCGCACCGCCGCCCTGACCCCCGCCGACATCGACGTCGCGATCCTCTACGACCACTTCACCCCCTTCGTGCTGATGCAGCTGGAGGAGTTCGGCTTCTGCGCCCCCGGTGAGGCCTCGGACTTCGTCGCCGCGGACACCCTCCCCCTGAACACCCACGGCGGCCAGCTCGGCGAGGCCTATCTGCACGGCATGAACGGCATCGCCGAGGCCGTCCGCCAGCTCCGCGGCACCTCCGTCAACCAGGCCGGCAGCCCCGCCCATGTCCTGGTCACGGCCGGAACCGGAGTCCCGACGTCGGGGCTGATTCTGGGCGCGGACCGCTGA
- a CDS encoding SigE family RNA polymerase sigma factor, producing the protein MTTPVCTSASTAAVFPTFSSYVRARGPVLLRTARSLSTNPNDAEDLLQTALTKTFVAWDRIEDHRALDGYVRRALINTRTSQWRKRKVEEFAVDEMPEPDPLPAPDPAELQGLRDAMWRAVMRLPARQRAMVVLRYYEDLSEAQTAEVMEVSVGTVKSAVSRALAKLREDPELAMIA; encoded by the coding sequence ATGACCACGCCAGTGTGCACCAGCGCTTCGACCGCCGCTGTGTTCCCGACGTTCTCGTCCTATGTACGGGCCCGGGGGCCGGTCCTGCTGCGCACCGCGCGGTCGCTGTCCACCAACCCGAACGACGCCGAAGACCTCCTCCAGACCGCCCTGACCAAGACCTTCGTGGCCTGGGACCGGATAGAGGACCACCGCGCCCTGGACGGCTACGTCCGCCGCGCGCTGATCAACACCCGCACCTCCCAGTGGCGCAAGCGCAAGGTCGAGGAATTCGCCGTCGACGAGATGCCGGAGCCGGACCCGCTGCCCGCCCCCGACCCGGCCGAGCTCCAGGGCCTGCGCGACGCGATGTGGCGCGCGGTGATGCGACTGCCCGCCCGCCAGCGGGCCATGGTCGTCCTCAGGTACTACGAGGACCTGAGCGAGGCCCAGACCGCCGAGGTCATGGAGGTCTCGGTCGGCACGGTCAAGAGCGCCGTCTCCCGCGCCCTGGCCAAACTCCGGGAAGACCCGGAACTGGCGATGATCGCCTGA
- a CDS encoding FMN-dependent NADH-azoreductase: MTSLLHLDSSAHRSGESVSRQLTALFARTWRAVHGPAGYRYRDLAADPVPPLDTAYCSLGRRVERHGLVSPAGVDTLIKTPAEKHAWALTSPLIAELREADTLLIGAPMYNYSVPASLKAWIDRVGFPGAFTDPDTGDSLLQGTKVVVISTRGGAYGPGTPREAWDFQTPYLRAYFGKQGVAQEDIRFVSAEMTMAGLVPHLARFRSSAASSLAAARAEVTALASTRPETEATP, from the coding sequence GTGACGTCTTTGCTGCACCTGGATTCCAGCGCCCATCGTTCCGGCGAATCGGTCAGCAGGCAGCTGACCGCGTTGTTCGCCCGCACCTGGCGGGCTGTGCACGGCCCGGCCGGATATCGGTACCGGGACCTGGCTGCCGACCCGGTTCCGCCGCTGGACACCGCCTACTGCTCGCTCGGCCGACGAGTGGAGCGACACGGCCTCGTCTCGCCGGCAGGAGTGGACACGCTGATCAAGACTCCGGCCGAGAAACACGCGTGGGCGCTGACCAGCCCGCTGATCGCCGAACTGAGGGAGGCCGACACCCTGCTGATCGGTGCCCCGATGTACAACTACTCGGTACCTGCCTCGCTCAAGGCGTGGATTGACCGGGTGGGCTTCCCCGGGGCGTTCACTGACCCGGACACCGGGGACAGCCTGCTGCAGGGGACGAAGGTGGTGGTGATCAGTACGCGGGGCGGTGCCTACGGACCGGGAACTCCCCGGGAGGCATGGGATTTTCAGACCCCGTACCTGCGGGCGTACTTCGGCAAGCAAGGGGTGGCACAGGAGGACATACGTTTCGTCAGCGCTGAGATGACCATGGCCGGCCTCGTTCCGCACCTGGCACGCTTCCGGTCGTCAGCGGCGAGCTCGCTGGCCGCGGCGCGAGCCGAGGTCACCGCGCTGGCATCGACCCGGCCGGAGACCGAGGCGACCCCGTAG
- a CDS encoding AraC family transcriptional regulator: protein MTGGGPPRKTISAWRPPVPGIAEVFHAHFTEHAYPSHTHDTWALMILNDGAVDFACDRHRHGVTGSDTVVLLPPGVAHDGRTVTAAGFRKRVLYLDAAMLPEGLTGRAVDGPVFGDALLRHRIHQLHTSLGHAGDVHAGDAFEAASRLAFIRERLHFHLDALQPPRTPGREANRLAAALRELLDARLPTGLSLQEAAAVLHAHPTHLIRCFRQTYGLPPHTYLTGKRIERARGLLLDGRRPAEVATALGFHDQSHLNRHFTRHVGTTPARYAAGWESRPET, encoded by the coding sequence ATGACAGGAGGAGGCCCGCCCCGTAAGACGATCAGCGCCTGGCGGCCGCCCGTCCCGGGCATCGCCGAGGTCTTCCACGCGCACTTCACCGAGCACGCGTACCCGTCGCACACCCATGACACCTGGGCCCTGATGATCCTCAATGACGGGGCGGTCGACTTCGCCTGTGACCGCCACCGTCATGGCGTGACCGGCTCCGACACGGTCGTCCTGCTGCCTCCCGGTGTAGCCCATGACGGCAGGACGGTCACCGCGGCGGGCTTCCGCAAGCGTGTGCTCTACCTCGACGCGGCCATGCTCCCCGAGGGCCTGACCGGCCGCGCGGTGGACGGCCCGGTCTTCGGCGATGCGCTGCTGCGCCATCGCATCCACCAGCTGCATACGTCCCTCGGCCACGCGGGCGACGTGCACGCGGGCGACGCCTTCGAAGCCGCATCGCGGCTGGCCTTCATCCGGGAGCGGCTGCACTTCCACCTGGACGCGCTCCAGCCGCCGCGTACGCCTGGCCGCGAGGCGAACCGCCTGGCCGCCGCCTTACGGGAGCTGCTGGATGCCCGTCTGCCGACCGGCCTGTCCCTGCAGGAGGCCGCCGCCGTCCTGCACGCACACCCCACCCATCTGATCCGCTGTTTCCGGCAGACCTACGGCCTGCCGCCGCACACCTACCTGACCGGCAAGCGCATCGAGCGGGCCCGCGGGCTGCTGCTCGACGGCAGGCGTCCGGCGGAGGTCGCGACCGCCCTGGGATTCCATGATCAGTCCCATCTGAACCGGCACTTCACCCGCCATGTGGGCACGACACCGGCGCGCTATGCGGCCGGGTGGGAGAGCCGGCCCGAAACATGA
- a CDS encoding cupin domain-containing protein: MTHSPAPVHLTDKLSQFSDLWSQKKIADLNDYEVKLAKLHGEFVWHTHEDTDELLMVISGRLTIQLRDGDVVLGPGELIVVPRGVEHCPVAEEETAILLFEPAGTLNTGDAGGPRSKAPEAL, encoded by the coding sequence ATGACCCACTCTCCCGCTCCCGTTCATCTCACCGACAAGCTCTCGCAGTTCAGCGACCTGTGGTCGCAGAAGAAGATCGCCGACCTGAACGACTACGAGGTCAAACTCGCCAAGCTGCACGGGGAGTTCGTCTGGCACACGCACGAAGACACCGACGAACTGCTCATGGTGATCAGTGGCCGGCTCACCATCCAGCTCAGGGACGGTGATGTGGTCCTCGGCCCCGGCGAGCTGATAGTCGTTCCCCGAGGCGTCGAACACTGCCCGGTGGCCGAGGAGGAGACCGCCATCCTTCTCTTCGAACCGGCCGGCACGCTCAACACGGGTGACGCGGGCGGCCCCAGGAGCAAGGCACCCGAGGCCCTTTGA
- a CDS encoding GNAT family N-acetyltransferase, giving the protein MVADIVMTWVAGWALSRRTPPPVKKPWGLYIEVAGNPDEVGRHVLPEAEESLVRSAASSVSVPRTWMKMPAEPEEIESWLPQGWVMEEAGHLMAVDLMATDPVAPAGYTATVETMGAVTYARVLDAAGELASQGQMASLGEAVVVDRMVTEAAHQRRGLGNFVMRTLADRALETGAVLGVLGATDAGRALYETLGWKKHTTLAECSYRP; this is encoded by the coding sequence ATGGTTGCGGACATAGTCATGACCTGGGTGGCGGGCTGGGCCTTGTCCCGGCGGACGCCTCCGCCTGTCAAGAAGCCCTGGGGGCTCTACATCGAGGTGGCCGGCAACCCCGACGAAGTGGGACGCCATGTCCTGCCCGAGGCCGAGGAGTCGTTGGTTCGCAGCGCCGCATCCTCGGTGTCCGTGCCGCGGACTTGGATGAAGATGCCCGCGGAGCCCGAGGAGATCGAGTCCTGGCTGCCTCAGGGGTGGGTGATGGAGGAGGCCGGCCATCTGATGGCCGTTGACCTGATGGCCACGGACCCGGTCGCGCCTGCGGGGTACACCGCGACCGTGGAGACCATGGGAGCCGTCACCTACGCTCGGGTGCTGGATGCGGCGGGCGAGCTGGCGTCCCAGGGGCAGATGGCATCCCTCGGGGAAGCTGTGGTCGTGGACCGGATGGTGACCGAGGCGGCCCATCAGCGTCGCGGGCTGGGCAACTTCGTGATGCGCACGCTTGCCGACCGCGCCCTGGAGACGGGCGCGGTCCTCGGCGTTCTGGGCGCGACCGACGCCGGGCGCGCGCTGTACGAGACGCTGGGCTGGAAAAAGCACACGACGCTGGCGGAGTGCAGCTACCGGCCCTGA
- a CDS encoding DUF397 domain-containing protein, translating into MPLKPSIGTGRELSWFKSSYSGDSDSNECVEVAWTKSSYSGQGNGNECLEVATTPDTIRIRDSKNPHGPQLRLRPSAWADFVAFAVEGG; encoded by the coding sequence ATGCCTCTGAAGCCCTCCATCGGGACCGGCCGCGAGCTGTCGTGGTTCAAGAGCAGCTACAGCGGCGACAGTGACAGCAACGAGTGCGTCGAGGTCGCGTGGACCAAGAGCAGCTACAGCGGCCAAGGCAACGGCAACGAATGCCTTGAAGTCGCCACCACCCCCGACACCATCCGCATCCGCGACTCCAAGAACCCCCACGGCCCTCAGCTCCGTCTCCGGCCCTCCGCATGGGCCGACTTCGTCGCGTTTGCCGTCGAAGGGGGTTGA
- a CDS encoding helix-turn-helix transcriptional regulator, whose amino-acid sequence MNVDGAEDGGWELDPEDDAQAAVETVGRQLKLWREAAGLRPAEFAAAVGYGENLIYKIERGTRIPRPEYLDKADEVLGAGGKVAAMKKDVEQARYPKKVRDLTRWEAEAVELGAYGSHNLHGLLQTEEYARALFEMRRPAWPQDKVDREVAARVTRRSIFDRTPAPALTFVQEEVTLRRPLGGTMVLRRQLERLLEVGQLRNVEIQVMPTDREDHAGMGGRIQLLKFGDGSVVGHSDGQFGNRRVSHPKEIQVLELRYGIIRAQALTPRESLAFIEKVLGETCL is encoded by the coding sequence ATGAATGTTGACGGTGCGGAAGACGGGGGTTGGGAACTCGATCCGGAAGACGACGCACAAGCGGCCGTGGAGACGGTCGGGCGCCAGCTGAAGCTGTGGCGGGAGGCGGCAGGGCTACGCCCAGCCGAGTTCGCGGCGGCCGTCGGGTACGGGGAGAACCTGATCTACAAGATCGAGCGCGGCACCCGCATCCCGCGCCCGGAATACCTCGACAAGGCCGATGAGGTCTTGGGAGCGGGCGGCAAGGTCGCCGCGATGAAGAAGGATGTGGAGCAGGCCCGGTATCCGAAGAAGGTGCGGGACCTGACGAGGTGGGAGGCCGAGGCAGTCGAGCTGGGGGCATACGGCAGCCACAACCTGCACGGGCTCTTACAGACAGAGGAGTACGCGCGGGCGCTGTTCGAGATGCGACGGCCCGCCTGGCCCCAGGACAAGGTGGATCGCGAGGTGGCCGCGCGAGTGACGCGACGGTCGATCTTCGACCGCACGCCCGCCCCTGCCCTCACTTTTGTCCAGGAAGAGGTGACGCTTCGCCGTCCTCTCGGAGGCACAATGGTCTTGCGTCGGCAGCTCGAACGATTGTTGGAAGTGGGCCAGTTGCGGAACGTCGAGATCCAGGTAATGCCGACGGACCGCGAGGACCACGCAGGTATGGGCGGCCGGATCCAGCTGCTCAAGTTCGGTGACGGCTCAGTTGTGGGCCACTCCGACGGGCAGTTCGGCAATCGTCGCGTCTCCCACCCGAAGGAGATCCAGGTCCTTGAGCTGCGCTATGGCATCATCCGGGCCCAGGCTCTCACGCCCCGGGAGTCACTGGCCTTCATCGAGAAAGTGCTGGGAGAGACATGCCTCTGA
- a CDS encoding ATP-binding protein: protein MNQEIAEYKLQFKVQLSATRRGARLARLLATEQLRSWGLPFESPAHVIAELAANAATHGCVPGRDFRLAVLSDADTLRIEVTDARGDELPAPQASGLRESGHGLVLVEALADRWGTCRGPFPCKTVWAEFDLPMWGR, encoded by the coding sequence ATGAATCAGGAAATCGCCGAGTACAAGCTCCAGTTCAAGGTCCAGCTCTCCGCCACCCGCCGGGGCGCGCGCCTCGCACGGCTCCTTGCCACCGAACAACTCCGGTCCTGGGGTCTGCCGTTCGAATCCCCGGCCCACGTCATCGCCGAGCTGGCCGCGAACGCCGCCACGCACGGGTGCGTACCGGGCCGCGATTTCCGCCTTGCCGTGCTGTCTGACGCGGACACGCTCCGTATCGAGGTGACGGACGCGCGCGGTGACGAGCTTCCGGCCCCCCAGGCGTCAGGTCTACGGGAGTCGGGTCACGGACTGGTTCTGGTCGAAGCGCTTGCCGACCGCTGGGGTACCTGCCGGGGGCCATTCCCGTGCAAGACGGTCTGGGCGGAATTCGACCTGCCGATGTGGGGCCGATGA
- a CDS encoding helix-turn-helix domain-containing protein, whose translation MAEQKLNAPARAQYEIRRSPAGVRKVTEYQDSGYTIVGNHLTQHRSLSGLAIGLAAHIQSLPEGAPVDIRSLAKRFPEGRDRIAAALRELEANGYLERVRRRTDDGRMVTLTLSYNNPQATRARRAREAAEQAKRRTAVEPPPPAPDPAPVRRPPQPDPAPRPSPAPPSPASHLPEPVARAHHAPAAALLANLRRDDPRLLLSVRDINRLTPPVAAWLERGASPDAVRNALTAGLPPALRHPAALLAHRLTEALPPPLPAAPTPPCAPKLPAPPPLRTCDGCERAFRAPAPGLCRDCRHPEPQSKEPPSMKLRTPMGTPAEMPTEMRSERHDDGPR comes from the coding sequence ATGGCTGAGCAAAAGCTTAATGCGCCTGCGCGCGCCCAGTACGAGATTCGGCGATCCCCGGCCGGCGTCCGCAAGGTCACCGAGTACCAGGACTCCGGCTACACGATCGTCGGCAACCACCTCACCCAGCACCGGTCCCTGTCCGGCCTGGCGATCGGGCTCGCCGCCCACATCCAGTCGCTGCCCGAGGGAGCGCCGGTCGACATCCGTTCGCTGGCCAAGCGCTTCCCGGAGGGACGGGACCGGATCGCCGCCGCCTTACGGGAGTTGGAGGCGAACGGCTACCTCGAACGGGTCAGGCGGCGCACCGATGACGGGCGGATGGTCACGCTCACGCTCTCGTACAACAACCCGCAGGCCACCCGCGCCCGCCGCGCCCGCGAGGCCGCCGAGCAGGCCAAACGCCGCACGGCCGTCGAACCGCCCCCTCCCGCGCCGGACCCGGCCCCCGTAAGGCGGCCCCCGCAGCCGGACCCCGCGCCGAGGCCTTCCCCCGCACCGCCTTCCCCCGCATCACACCTACCGGAGCCCGTGGCCCGCGCGCACCACGCCCCCGCCGCCGCCCTCCTGGCGAACCTCCGCCGCGACGACCCCCGCCTGCTGCTCTCCGTACGGGACATCAACCGCCTCACTCCGCCGGTCGCCGCCTGGCTGGAACGCGGCGCCTCCCCGGACGCCGTACGCAACGCCCTGACCGCGGGCCTCCCGCCCGCACTCCGCCACCCGGCGGCCCTGCTCGCCCACCGGCTCACGGAAGCCCTGCCCCCACCCCTCCCGGCGGCACCCACACCGCCCTGTGCCCCCAAGCTCCCGGCCCCACCACCGCTCCGGACCTGCGACGGCTGCGAGCGGGCCTTCCGTGCCCCCGCCCCGGGCCTCTGCCGCGACTGCCGCCACCCAGAGCCCCAGAGCAAGGAGCCGCCCAGCATGAAGCTGAGGACTCCGATGGGCACGCCGGCAGAGATGCCGACAGAGATGAGGAGCGAGCGCCATGACGATGGCCCCCGATGA
- a CDS encoding Uma2 family endonuclease, with product MTMAPDDAQRDALLYQTMREFVQSMADTLPGKFEITKEGIVHDTRAPVGPHELTTLRIRKRLEKVMPELLVAHTGTPDVESQAEGIMRHPDVMVIAETDMEVEGAFDPRTLLAAIEVVSRSNPDNDWVSKMRDYPLLGIPVYAIFDPRTGSGAVLSDIHPTPSGPRYATRKEFVYGEDVTVGEWTITTQDLPRYA from the coding sequence ATGACGATGGCCCCCGATGACGCGCAGCGGGACGCCCTTCTCTACCAGACCATGCGGGAGTTCGTTCAGTCGATGGCCGACACCCTTCCAGGAAAGTTCGAGATCACGAAGGAAGGGATTGTTCATGACACGAGGGCGCCTGTCGGGCCGCACGAGTTGACCACACTACGAATCCGTAAACGCCTCGAAAAGGTGATGCCGGAACTACTGGTGGCCCATACGGGGACTCCCGACGTGGAGAGCCAGGCCGAGGGCATCATGCGTCACCCCGATGTCATGGTGATCGCTGAGACGGACATGGAGGTCGAGGGGGCCTTCGATCCGCGTACGCTCCTCGCCGCCATCGAAGTCGTTTCCCGTTCCAACCCGGACAATGACTGGGTGAGCAAGATGCGCGACTATCCCCTGCTGGGTATCCCCGTGTATGCGATCTTCGATCCGCGTACGGGCTCGGGTGCGGTGCTCTCCGATATCCATCCGACCCCGAGCGGCCCCCGCTATGCGACCCGTAAGGAATTCGTCTACGGCGAGGACGTCACCGTCGGTGAGTGGACCATCACGACGCAGGACCTCCCGCGTTACGCGTAG
- a CDS encoding two-component system response regulator, which yields MTTAPDTSSSILIVDDMEENLVALEAVLGSLTQKVVRARSGEEALKAMLREEFAVVLIDVLMPGMNGFETAANIKGLDQTKDVPIILLTGASVDPNYAYRGYTVGAADFLIKPFDPWLLRTKVNVFLDLHRKNRQLAAQAEQLKRLLTSDDHPADEGPPPATTATTTAPAAPTGTTTPMTTSAAASAAGTEAAAPSDATSPPPASSPTGSGVAEHPPIPPGGPGAPTPAEPYRQPTQPTAPGAGDASRLADIAGQLAEVELLLRDAKGSDKERLADRITELEEAVGRLLVSRGT from the coding sequence ATGACGACCGCACCGGACACCTCATCCAGCATCCTCATCGTCGACGACATGGAGGAAAACCTCGTCGCACTGGAAGCCGTACTGGGCTCGCTCACCCAGAAGGTGGTCCGCGCGCGATCCGGCGAAGAGGCCCTGAAGGCCATGCTCCGCGAGGAATTCGCGGTCGTCCTCATCGATGTGCTGATGCCCGGCATGAACGGCTTCGAGACCGCCGCCAACATCAAGGGCCTGGACCAGACCAAGGACGTCCCGATCATTCTCCTCACCGGCGCCTCGGTCGACCCCAACTACGCCTACCGCGGCTACACGGTCGGCGCCGCCGACTTCCTCATCAAGCCCTTCGACCCCTGGCTGCTGCGCACCAAGGTGAACGTGTTCCTCGACCTCCACCGCAAGAACCGCCAACTTGCCGCCCAGGCCGAACAGTTGAAGCGCCTGCTGACGTCGGACGACCACCCTGCGGACGAGGGCCCACCGCCCGCGACGACCGCGACCACCACGGCCCCGGCGGCGCCGACAGGAACGACCACGCCCATGACCACCAGCGCGGCAGCCTCCGCAGCCGGAACGGAAGCGGCTGCACCTTCGGACGCGACGTCGCCCCCGCCCGCATCCTCGCCCACGGGATCGGGGGTGGCCGAGCACCCTCCCATCCCCCCGGGGGGCCCCGGCGCCCCGACGCCTGCGGAGCCGTACCGGCAGCCCACGCAGCCCACGGCGCCCGGCGCCGGCGACGCATCCCGCCTCGCGGACATCGCCGGCCAGCTCGCCGAGGTGGAACTCCTCCTGCGCGACGCAAAAGGCTCCGACAAGGAGCGCCTTGCCGACCGCATCACCGAACTGGAGGAAGCGGTCGGCAGGTTGCTGGTCAGCCGCGGGACGTGA